The following coding sequences are from one Panicum hallii strain FIL2 chromosome 5, PHallii_v3.1, whole genome shotgun sequence window:
- the LOC112895856 gene encoding uncharacterized protein LOC112895856: protein MEGKTARVRGGDVSDPLALTLGSIYDAAGADAAAPASPPPAHLAAPPRSTRRRLNNGSAARRRPRVKPRDDDDEDAALDDGPQEPPFPWATERPARHDTLESLLRRGVTSVEGQARCKRCTARRPVAYDLASKFRELRDHIVANRHAMNDRAPDPWMYPSLPDCGACGHKGAMWPEIAADKRQINWLFLLLGQMLGCCTLEQLKYFCQNTGRHRTGAKNRVLYYAYIEMCNQLEPFD, encoded by the coding sequence ATGGAAGGGAAAACGGCGAGGGTGCGCGGCGGCGACGTGTCCGACCCGCTCGCCCTCACCCTCGGATCCATCTACGACGCCGCCGGCGCTGACGCCGCTGCTccagcctcgccgccgccggctcatCTGGCTGCTCCTCCGcgctccacccgccgccgcctcaacAATGGctcggccgcccgccgccgcccccgcgtcaAGCcgcgcgacgacgacgacgaggacgcCGCCCTCGACGACGGGCCGCAGGAGCCGCCGTTCCCGTGGGCGACGGAGCGGCCCGCGCGGCACGACACGCTGGAGAGCCTGCTGCGCCGGGGCGTCACGTCCGTCGAGGGCCAGGCGCGCTGCAAGCGCTGCACCGCCCGGAGGCCCGTCGCGTACGACCTCGCGTCCAAGTTCCGGGAGCTGCGCGACCACATCGTTGCCAACCGCCACGCCATGAACGACCGCGCGCCCGACCCGTGGATGTACCCGTCCCTGCCGGACTGCGGCGCCTGCGGGCACAAGGGCGCCATGTGGCCGGAGATCGCGGCCGACAAGCGCCAGATCAACTGGCTGTTCCTCCTCCTGGGCCAGATGCTCGGCTGCTGCACGCTGGAGCAGCTCAAGTACTTCTGCCAGAACACCGGCAGGCACCGCACCGGCGCCAAGAACAGGGTGCTCTACTACGCGTACATCGAGATGTGCAACCAGCTCGAGCCGTTTGATTGA
- the LOC112893876 gene encoding PR5-like receptor kinase, whose protein sequence is MVPQPLLMRLLLLAAAASAATAAGNGCSSGCNLAVGSFTMGQNDTLAYIASLFGIDDYRKLKPYNPRSRFSNINLLTVGERINVYFPCRCLALPAAPFSTYLAGSFPYKVLPLDTYSSIAAKFSNLTTADWLVATNIYPSNNTGGRTVTVNVTVNCSCGDPTVSPEYKLFLTYPLGEGETFDSVAEKNGFLLESDMDLFRKYNPANDSRIVYIPLRGVSAIASPTDSPSKGPWKNRAAIMASASSVLGLSIILISLFLWYKKYYGMLPWQRGSRNAPRIESFLQKQGTSHPKRYSYSEVKRMTKSFAHKLGQGGYGAVYRGNLLDGREIAAKMLKDTEGDGEEFMNEVASISRTSHVNIVTLLGYCLQRPKRALLYEYMPNGSLERYTFGSNSTEGEDTLSWDKLFDIVIGIARGLEYLHTGCNTRIVHFDIKPQNILLDQDYCPKISDFGLSKLCRQKESKISIAGARGTIGYIAPEVFSRNYGAVGSKADVYSYGMVVLEMVGARKQIDVSTDDSSSKYFPQWLYENLDQFCGATACEISSDNTTELVRKMIIVGLWCIQFVPADRPSMGKVLEMLESNTALLQLPPKAF, encoded by the exons ATGGTGCCGCAGCCTCTTCTCAtgcggctcctcctcctcgccgcggccGCATCCGCAGCCACGGCAGCAGGTAACGGCTGCAGCTCCGGCTGCAACCTCGCGGTGGGCTCCTTCACCATGGGGCAGAACGACACCCTCGCCTACATCGCGAGCCTCTTCGGCATCGACGACTACCGGAAGCTCAAGCCGTACAACCCGCGGTCACGGTTCTCGAATATTAACTTGTTGACCGTTGGCGAGCGCATCAACGTCTACTTCCCCTGCCGCTGCCTAGCGCTCCCGGCCGCGCCGTTCTCGACCTACCTCGCTGGCTCCTTCCCCTACAAGGTATTACCACTCGACACCTACAGCAGCATCGCCGCCAAGTTCAGCAACCTCACCACCGCCGACTGGCTGGTGGCCACCAACATCTACCCGTCTAACAATACGGGCGGCCGCACGGTGACGGTGAACGTCACGGTCAACTGCTCCTGCGGGGACCCGACGGTGTCACCGGAATACAAGCTGTTCCTAACCTACCCACTTGGTGAGGGGGAGACGTTTGACTCCGTCGCGGAGAAGAACGGCTTCTTGTTGGAGTCAGATATGGACCTGTTCAGGAAGTATAACCCTGCAAATGACAGCAGGATCGTCTATATCCCTCTCAGAG GGGTTTCGGCCATTGCTTCACCAACGGATTCACCGAGCAAGGGTCCATGGAAAAACAGGGCGGCAATAATGG CTAGCGCCTCAAGCGTATTGGGACTAAGCATAATACTAATTTCATTATTCTTGTGGTATAAGAAATATTATGGCATGCTACCCTGGCAAAGGGGTTCAAGGAATGCACCAAGGATTGAATCTTTCCTGCAAAAGCAAGGGACTTCACACCCAAAAAGGTACAGTTACTCAGAGGTAAAGAGAATGACCAAATCCTTTGCTCACAAGCTTGGCCAAGGCGGCTATGGAGCTGTCTACAGAGGCAACCTGCTTGATGGCCGTGAGATAGCAGCCAAGATGCTGAAGGACACCGAAGGCGATGGGGAGGAGTTTATGAATGAGGTGGCTAGCATCAGCAGAACATCTCATGTCAACATTGTTACTCTCTTAGGATATTGCCTTCAACGTCCAAAAAGAGCTCTTCTCTATGAGTACATGCCCAATGGTTCACTCGAGAGATACACTTTTGGCAGCAATTCTACTGAAGGAGAAGACACTTTAAGCTGGGATAAATTGTTTGATATTGTCATAGGAATCGCACGAGGATTGGAGTATCTCCACACAGGCTGCAACACCCGTATCGTACATTTCGATATCAAACCACAAAACATTCTATTGGATCAGGACTACTGCCCAAAGATATCAGATTTTGGACTGTCGAAGTTGTGCCGGCAAAAGGAGAGTAAGATCTCCATTGCCGGGGCAAGAGGCACGATAGGGTACATAGCGCCCGAAGTATTCTCGAGAAACTATGGAGCAGTGGGTAGCAAGGCTGATGTGTACAGTTACGGGATGGTGGTTCTTGAGATGGTCGGGGCAAGGAAGCAGATCGATGTTAGCACTGATGACAGCAGCAGCAAGTATTTTCCCCAGTGGTTGTACGAAAACTTGGATCAGTTCTGTGGTGCCACCGCCTGCGAGATCAGCAGCGACAACACCACGGAGCTCGTGCGGAAGATGATTATAGTTGGCTTGTGGTGCATACAGTTCGTACCTGCCGATCGACCTTCCATGGGCAAGGTCCTTGAGATGTTGGAGAGCAACACTGCGCTCTTGCAGCTGCCACCCAAGGCCTTTTGA